The Phragmites australis chromosome 15, lpPhrAust1.1, whole genome shotgun sequence genome window below encodes:
- the LOC133891965 gene encoding ubiquitin-related modifier 1 homolog, translating to MHLGLEFGGGLELLLEKSVKVHKVEVQPKGGEVKVTMRGLLSWVKANLIKERPEMFVKGDSVRPGVLVLINDCDWELCGGLDAELEEKDVVVFISTLHGG from the exons ATGCATCTCGGTCTTGAATTCGG GGGCGGTCTGGAGCTGCTCCTGGAGAAGTCCGTCAAGGTGCATAAGGTGGAGGTACAGCCCAAGGGCGGCGAAGTCAAGGTGACAATGAGGGGGTTGCTTTCTTGGGTGAAGGCCAATCTGATCAAGGAGCGCCCGGAGATGTTCGTCAAGGGCGATTCTGT GAGGCCTGGGGTTCTTGTCCTTATAAATGACTGCGACTGGGAGTTGTGCGGGGGCCTTGACGCAGAGTTGGAAGAAAAGGATGTGGTGGTTTTCATCTCCACATTACATGGTGGTTAG
- the LOC133893205 gene encoding CDGSH iron-sulfur domain-containing protein NEET, with protein sequence MATPFCAAAAACRLSLVPPTPPAPGRARARRGLVAVRAEAGAGGGINPDIRKEEGKVVDTVLTGELAKPLTAYCRCWRSGTFPLCDGTHVKHNKATGDNVGPLLVKK encoded by the exons ATGGCGACCCCGTTCtgcgccgcagccgccgcgtGCCGTCTCTCCCTCGTTCCGCCCACCCCGCCGGCACCTGGCCGCGCGAGGGCCCGGCGCGGCCTGGTGGCGGTGCGCGCGGAGGCGGGGGCAGGCGGCGGGATCAACCCGGACATCCGGAAGGAGGAGGGCAAGGTGGTCGACACCGTCCTCACCGGCGAGCTCGCCAAGCCGCTCACCGCCTACTGCCG GTGCTGGAGATCAGGCACATTCCCGCTGTGTGACGGAACCCATGTGAAGCACAACAAAGCTACTGGTGATAATGTGGGGCCCCTGCTTGTTAAGAAGTAG